One Dromiciops gliroides isolate mDroGli1 chromosome 3, mDroGli1.pri, whole genome shotgun sequence DNA segment encodes these proteins:
- the LOC122751037 gene encoding intraflagellar transport protein 20 homolog, with the protein MAKDILGDAGLHFDELNKQQLLDPEVKQQTIELKEECKDFVDKIGQFQKIVGGLIELVDQLAKEAENEKMKAIGARNLLKSIAKQRVAQQQQLQALIAEKKIQLERY; encoded by the coding sequence ATGGCTAAAGACATCCTGGGAGATGCAGGCCTGCACTTTGATGAGCTGAATAAACAGCAATTGTTGGACCCCGAGGTGAAACAGCAGACCATAGAACTCAAGGAGGAGTGCAAGGACTTTGTGGACAAAATTGGCCAATTTCAGAAAATAGTAGGTGGCTTAATTGAACTTGTTGACCAACTTGCAAAAGAAGCTGAAAATGAGAAGATGAAGGCAATTGGAGCTCGAAATTTGCTTAAATCCATAGCAAAGCAAAGGGTGGCCCAACAACAGCAGCTCCAGGCTCTAATAGCAGAGAAGAAAATACAACTAGAAAGGtattga